AAAGCCGAATCAGATATTTGAACAAGCATTATTTTAAAGTACAGTGATAAATGATTTTATTTCATCTTCAAGGTGTTGACTAAGAAGCTAAATCTCTGTATAAAAATTGGATAGTTAAAGAAGGGTTAGATTTATATATGCTTGAGAAATTAACAGAGAAATTTTCAGATCTATCCAGACAGATGTCTGGACAGTCGAAGATTTCAGACAAAAATATTGATGATGCTGTCAATGAAATCAAAATGGCCCTCCTTGATGCGGACGTTAATATCAGGGTTGTGCGGCGTTTTGTAAATCATACCATTGAAGAAGCCAGGGGAGAGAAGGTACTTAAAGCCGTCAACCCGGGGCAGATGTTTATTAAGCTGGTTCATGATCGCATGGTGAGCCTTCTGGGTGACAGCAAACAGGATCTGATTCTTAAAGGACCGGATACTGTCTCTTCCATACTGTTTTTAGGACTTAATGGTGCAGGAAAAACGACAACAGCAGCAAAACTTGCTGCTCGCCTGAAATCAGAAGGCCGGCGTCCCTTGTTGGTTGCCTGCGATCTGGCAAGACCAGCCGCTGTTCAGCAGCTCAAGGTCCTGGGAGAGCAGACTGGTGTCGAGGTTTTTGCCGAAGAGTCTCAGAATCCAGTAAAAGTTGCTAAAAATGCGCTGAAACACGCTAAAAAGTTTCAATATAATACGGTAATCTTTGATACTGCTGGACGGCTTCAGATTGATTCTGACTTAATGAAGCAGGTTCGTGAGATTAAAGATGCTGTAAAACCTGATGAAACAATTCTCGTTGCGGATGCGATGACTGGGCAGAGTGCCGTGGACATAGCAAAAACTTTCGACGATGAACTGGATCTTACAGGTGTTATACTCAGTAAGTTTGACTCTGATACACGCGGCGGTGCGGCTCTTTCCCTCAAGAGTATCACAGGAAAAGCAATTAAGTTTATCGGAGTCGGTGAAAAAATAGAAGATCTTGAACCTTTTTATCCCGAGAGAATCGCCTCCCGAATACTGGGAATGGGTGATATTGTCTCTCTGGTGGAGAAGGCTCAGGAAACGGCCTCAGAAGAAGAAGCTCTCCAGCTCCAGAAGAAAATGGCATCTGCTACTTTCTCACTGGAAGATTATCTGGAACAGTTTCAACGGATGCGGAAAATGGGCAGTGTTCAATCACTTATCGGCATGCTTCCCGGATTGGCAGGGAAAGTATCTGATGATGATATTGACGAAAATGTCCTGAAACGCGAAGAGGCAATTATTCTCTCAATGACTCGGAAAGAACGACAGAATCATCGAATTATTGGTCCGCCCCGGAAAAAGCGTATTGCTTTGGGTAGCGGTTCTACAGTAGTGGATGTGAACAGAGTTCTGAAAAACTTTGAGAAAATGCGATTGATGATGAAAAAGATAAGCAAAAATAAAAAATACCAGACTCAGCTAATGCAGCAGTTTGGTGGCATGTCTTAAACAGTAGGAGAAGGAATAGTGGTTAAGATACGACTGAAAAGAATGGGAGCAAAAAAGCGCCCTTATTACAGAATAGTTGTTATGGATTCAAAATCCCCCAGAGACGGAAGAACAATTGAAGAACTGGGTTACTATCATCCGGTTGAAGCGGAAGATAAACAGGTTAAGTTTAAAGAAGAAAGAGTCCGGGAATGGTTAGATAAGGGTGCACAGCCCACATTGACCGTACGGAAACTTCTGAACAAGAATAACTTCTTTATCAAATAAAACCTTCGGTGGAGTTGATATGGAAAAAGACTTAGTAGAATTTATAGCAAAATCTCTTGTAGATGACTCTGACAGTGTCGTTGTAAACATGATTGAAGGTGAGAAATCAACAATCATAGAACTAAAAGTTGCAGACGATGACATCGGAAAAGTCATAGGAAAACATGGAAGAATTGCTAAAGCAGTCCGAACAATCCTCAGTGCTTCTGCCAATAAAACCGGTAAGAGGTTTGTGCTGGAAATTCTGGACTAATGTTAGAAGAAATAGCCATTGGCTGTGTTCGTAAAACACATGGTGTTAAAGGCTATCTTAAAGTAGTTAGTTTTTCAGGTGAATATGATCATTTTCAAAAATTGGATCAGATTAAACTGAAGAATAAGAGTCAGTCCCGTGTTTTTAAGATTGAAGAAGTTACTCCCTTCGGTGGAGAAGTTCTTATCAAGCTGGAAGGGATTGATAATCCAGAAAAAGGGAAGCTGCTGTCCGGATGGGTCATATGGGTACCCAGGGATTTAGCGGCTGACCTGAAACAGGGTGAGTTTTACCATGCTGATCTGGTAAATTGTCAGGTTCTTTTAGAAGGAAAAGAGATTGGAGAAGTCCAATCCATTCTGGAATCCGGATCGGATGATCTATTGGAAGTAAAAATAGGAGAAGAAGTCAAATTGATTCCCTTCAATTCTATTTTTATCGGTAGTGTGGATATGGAAAAGAAAACGATTGAATTACTGGAAGGGTGGATTTTAGATTGAAGTTCACTGTGTTAACACTGTTTCCTGAGATTGTGGAAGCCTTCTTCAATAGTTCTATCATGAAAAAAGCCGTAGAGAAGGGTTTGATTGAGTACAATCTGGTGGATATCAGAGATTTTGCCTTAGACAAGCATAGAAACTGTGATGATTCACCCTATGGTGGCGGTGCAGGAATGGTTTTAAAAGCGGAACCTCTGGCATTGGCACTGGACTCAGTTCAGGCTGCTGCGAAAAGAACGATATTCCCGACTCCTTCAGGAGTCAGTTATACCCAGAAGATTGCAGAAGAACTGGCTGAAGAAAAAGAGATTGTTCTCATTTGCGGCAGATATGAAGGCATTGACCAAAGGATCATTGATCTGTATGTTGATGATGAAGTTTGTATTGGAGATTATGTAATATCCTCCGGTGAAATTGCATCATTAGTGGTCATAGATAGTATCTACCGGCTTTGCGACGGAGTTATTACACAGGAATCACTGGAAGAAGAAAGCTTTCAGGGAAAACTGTTGGAATACCCGCACTATACAAGACCCGAAGTGTTCAGGGATATAAAAGTTCCTGACATTTTATTATCCGGACATCATGCCCGCATTGTGAAATGGAGGCATGAAAAACGTTTGGAAAAAACTAAAAATAATCGTCCTGATTTATTGGACGATCTTGATCTTGACAGGAGGATGAAGT
The window above is part of the Oceanispirochaeta sp. genome. Proteins encoded here:
- the ffh gene encoding signal recognition particle protein — its product is MLEKLTEKFSDLSRQMSGQSKISDKNIDDAVNEIKMALLDADVNIRVVRRFVNHTIEEARGEKVLKAVNPGQMFIKLVHDRMVSLLGDSKQDLILKGPDTVSSILFLGLNGAGKTTTAAKLAARLKSEGRRPLLVACDLARPAAVQQLKVLGEQTGVEVFAEESQNPVKVAKNALKHAKKFQYNTVIFDTAGRLQIDSDLMKQVREIKDAVKPDETILVADAMTGQSAVDIAKTFDDELDLTGVILSKFDSDTRGGAALSLKSITGKAIKFIGVGEKIEDLEPFYPERIASRILGMGDIVSLVEKAQETASEEEALQLQKKMASATFSLEDYLEQFQRMRKMGSVQSLIGMLPGLAGKVSDDDIDENVLKREEAIILSMTRKERQNHRIIGPPRKKRIALGSGSTVVDVNRVLKNFEKMRLMMKKISKNKKYQTQLMQQFGGMS
- the rpsP gene encoding 30S ribosomal protein S16, encoding MVVKIRLKRMGAKKRPYYRIVVMDSKSPRDGRTIEELGYYHPVEAEDKQVKFKEERVREWLDKGAQPTLTVRKLLNKNNFFIK
- a CDS encoding KH domain-containing protein, with the protein product MEKDLVEFIAKSLVDDSDSVVVNMIEGEKSTIIELKVADDDIGKVIGKHGRIAKAVRTILSASANKTGKRFVLEILD
- the rimM gene encoding ribosome maturation factor RimM (Essential for efficient processing of 16S rRNA); this translates as MLEEIAIGCVRKTHGVKGYLKVVSFSGEYDHFQKLDQIKLKNKSQSRVFKIEEVTPFGGEVLIKLEGIDNPEKGKLLSGWVIWVPRDLAADLKQGEFYHADLVNCQVLLEGKEIGEVQSILESGSDDLLEVKIGEEVKLIPFNSIFIGSVDMEKKTIELLEGWILD
- the trmD gene encoding tRNA (guanosine(37)-N1)-methyltransferase TrmD, which gives rise to MKFTVLTLFPEIVEAFFNSSIMKKAVEKGLIEYNLVDIRDFALDKHRNCDDSPYGGGAGMVLKAEPLALALDSVQAAAKRTIFPTPSGVSYTQKIAEELAEEKEIVLICGRYEGIDQRIIDLYVDDEVCIGDYVISSGEIASLVVIDSIYRLCDGVITQESLEEESFQGKLLEYPHYTRPEVFRDIKVPDILLSGHHARIVKWRHEKRLEKTKNNRPDLLDDLDLDRRMK